The following are encoded in a window of Artemia franciscana chromosome 5, ASM3288406v1, whole genome shotgun sequence genomic DNA:
- the LOC136027557 gene encoding AN1-type zinc finger protein 1-like has translation MAELPDLGKHCGLGSCKQIDFLPILCNFCQTYFCKEHIFTDDHLCKAVNSSAPKVLGKIGTHECSFPNCCHRDVSRLECPGCSKHFCLTHRFPDTHSCISYVPPKEYMPETSKLVRKIQEKAVQLSRPMVGKSSKMSAKVQLMKIKQKAIGLNNIPQEEKVFFLVKSEKGDIPVFVSKYWSVGKAVDSIASLCNVVNNNHKLNVPKLCLFKEDTNLYDRTGAKIMELVESEFSHSGSTHTLKLFISE, from the exons ATGGCTGAATTACCGGACCTTGGGAAGCACTGTGGTTTAGGGAGCTGTAAACAAATTgattttcttccaattttgtgtaatttttgccagacatatttttgtaaagagcatatatTCACTGATGATCATTTATGTAAAGCTGTTAATAGCTCG gctCCAAAAGTACTTGGCAAAATAGGAACACATgaatgctcttttcctaattgTTGTCATCGTGATGTAAGTCGGCTTGAATGTCCAGGATgttcaaaacatttttgtctCACGCATCGTTTTCCAGATACGCACTCGTGCATCAGCTACGTTCCTCCTAAAGAATACATGCCAGAAACATCTAAATTGGTGCGTAAGATCCAAGAAAAGGCCGTGCAGCTTAGTAGACCAATGGTTGGAAAAAGCTCCAAAATGTCAGCTAAAGTGCAGTTAATGAAGATCAAACAAAAAGCGATTGGATTGAACAACATTCCACAAGAGgagaaagtattttttcttgtgaaaaGTGAAAAAGGAGATATACCTGTTTTTGTGTCCAAATATTGGTCAGTTGGAAAGGCAGTCGATAGCATTGCCTCTTTATGTAATGTtgttaataataatcataaattGAACGTTCCAAAATTATGTCTCTTTAAGGAAGATACTAATCTGTATGACAGAACTGGTGCCAAAATTATGGAATTGGTAGAGTCTGAATTTTCACATAGTGGCAGTACCCATACCTTGAAATTATTTATTAGTGAATAA